The genome window TTCTGAAAGAAACCGATCATAACCAAAGATACTGACCTTCTGATACTTGGTTCCTTGTAGCTAACAAAAAGAGTACACGTGCGTCGGCTGTAAGAGGTATTTTTTACTTCAGTATTCAGAGGTGGGTGAGAAGCTCTAGTTTggttagatgatgatgatgcaaggtTGGTAATATTGCCAAGATGGAGACGACATTTTGGAAGAACCACAGATGGTTCATCTGTTGAAAGAATTATTCATCTCTTTTATTCCCACTGTCCTTTAAAGAAGCCTGTCCATTACCTTAGTTTAAGACTATGACAGACCATTCCAGCGTCTCCTGTCTCACCTCGCCTGCTTCTCTTGGGGTGGGGTCTGGTAGCAACCCCCCTAACTTAAGCTTCAGAAAATCCCGTAACTCCTGTGTCTTCACTCTCTCATACTCCCgcagcctcttcagctctctcTTACGCTTCCACAACTCCAGTTCGACCTCAAACCGTCACTCTGCCTGACTACTTATACCCTCTTCCCAGACTGACAGCTCCTGCTCCTCCCTCTTCTGACTCCTGCTCTCCTCTACCAGACATATTTCAAATTTCCCACCTCGCTCTGTTCTCGCCCCTCCATGGTCAAGTTCTCCTTTAGGTCCACCTCTACATTGGCACCTTCTGGCTTCCTTACTCCCTCTCCGCCCTCTTTCTCGTGGGATGGCACACTCTCTCCAGGACCTCTTTCACAACAGTATTACCTTTTTTAAGGTTGCGATTTTCAGAATTCTTGTTGCATTCTTTGTCCTTGTCCATTTTGGTGTGAGCCAAACGGACACGCGCAGCAACCATCATGGCAACATCAGGAGTGCTGTTTCTTCTACCGACAGATGCGCTACTTTGTTCCATATTTTCACAGTTACTATGTTCTGTAATTTTGCAAGTACCTACAAAATATAGCCATTGTATTGGTGTACTGATTTTTAATAATCTATTAATAGCTGGCATTCTGCTTCCAAGCATAAAGTTTTGTTACCATGGCACACAGCTATTGGTATGCATTTATCCAAGTTCATTTTTAAGTTTAATCTAGTGGCCACCAGATTTTATGGTAACATTTCCACAACAGATTCATGGGTTATACTACACTTTATTTACCCTCCTTTACAAATTGTCAGTTTGTTTTAAGAGATACATGCAATCCATAGATACTGTTAGATAGATAAGTTCTGGAAGTTCAAGGCAAGGCAGCTCCAAAGATGAAAGCAGAAATGGGTCCTAACACATGAAGTTGCAAAATGAGATGGGGTTTTCTTCTATATTAAACATTAACAGGTTAACAGCTTAATAAATCAGAAACAACCCAGAACTAGCAAACTAATGTAAGCATGTCAAATTCTGGCCAGTAGTTGCTGGAGcattctgtttcatttcccaGCTGGAAAAACCTTGTGGTCAAGCTAGCTGCATGTTCTAGGAGGGggccaaggaaggaaaaaataatgtcCAACCATTAACAAGAAAAAGGCTAGGACTGTAGCACAGTGCATGATGGCCATGTGTCCTGCAATCACAGAGGGCAGCCCTCCTTCTGAAGAAAagtcttttattttaaacaagtCTGGTTTAAAGGTAAGAGAACCATAAAATGGAGAAGCAGAGGCCATGAAAAGTCAGCCCCTAGATAGAATACTAAGCAGAAGGAATGTGCCATTCAGACTTCTTCAACTTTtaagtcccagaattctccattttgggagttccacctgacagacctaCACATATAGATATTTAAGTTTttctcacctggagaaaaggtctGGCTAACTCTGGCCTAGGTCATGAAGCCTTCAAGccaggccttttctccaggtgagcaaaatttaggtgtctgtaggtatGGGTATGTAAAGTAGAACTCCCagaggcagaattctgagagtcaTACATAGTACAAACAATCCAAATGGAACATCCTTACTAAACAGCCACAATGGCCACCTGGTTCCAGTTCTTCCCACTATTGATATGTATTATACTTCTCTATAAACATGAATATTTTTCCTAAATTAGGATTTACAAATATAAACGGGCACCTAAAAATGTTAGCAAATTTGCCTCCCCACCCGCCCTTCCCTTTTCTTGTGATTCTACCCTAGGAACACCCTACCTGGCCTCCCTATCAGAGTGACACCTGAGTGAGAAGTGATGGATGGCAACTACCCTGAGATAATAGCTAATAGAAAGAAAAAGTCTCAAACATTATTTCCCACTGTTCTGTTTTACATGAATAATCACTTTCCAGTGGCCTTTTAGAAGTAACAGCTGATTAAGGATATCCTATTACAGAAAATATGTGCTGCAAGTTCAAAAGCAGGATAGTAAAATTAGGAAACAGAACAGCTCTTTTGCTGGCAATTCTGACTTGAGACTTAAAACTATTGCTGAGATTTGGTTGCttactgtagtaagttgcacAAGAGTAGAGCCatataaatcaatggaacttgagaAGGTAATTCACCAAATCCATACTCATTCAATGGGCTTCCTCTAGTGcgacacaaagcaacaggatttcagtgaatATTTCTAACCTAAAAATACTGTAGAAACCACAAGTATTCACATACAACAGATACAATTTCTTCAAAGGATAGCAATAAACAGGACTTACTTGCAACAGTTTCCTCATCAAAATGCTTCTCTGATTGGCTAATATTCCTGTTTCTCTCATTGGTGCTGTTATCATGTTGCTTGCACTCAGTCCTTCTCAGTTGCCGTCTTGTGTGTTTTGGGCTTACATCAGTTTTACAGGTCAAGCTGTTTTTGGATTTTGATTTCCTGGTATAAGGTATGTAGAGACTGTCATCGGAGTCTTCTTCTGAAATGAATGATTCACTACTACCAGGTTCTGTTTCTTGTATGCAACTTTCGTCAACagtgttattttcattttctttgttttgtcggAAAGGTGTAATATGGATGCTTTCCTCACGCACAAAGTCATAAGCATCGCTACAACCAACTGATGTATCTATTTTTTCTTCTGAACAGTGTTCATTgtggcttctcttttttttggatCTTGACCGGGACCgtttgtttccatttttcttaatttctaGTTTTCTCTTCAgacctctctctctttgtgttttaGAACCTCCAgcaattttaaaatcagtttgcttTGTGACTGCTGCCAAGGTACTTGAATCAGTCAGCATATTCGAATGTTCCAGAGTTTGATCAGTGTTCATGTCACATATGTTCTCTTGACAAATATTGGTTTCTTCatatttttcattcctttcctCTACATCTTTCTCAGATCCGGTTTTATCTAGCACACAAAGATCCTTTATCTGCTGAATTACTCCCGTATTATTAGACACAGACAGCTCATTCTGGCCTTTGATCACTAAACAGCGACGACGGATAGATATGCTTTTTGGTAAGCCACTACCAACTTGCCTATCTGTTTCATTTAACGAAGGATACCTGTTCTCACAGTTCAGATGATCATCCTGAGAACTAGGAGGCCAACCTAGGAATTTAAAACAATATGCATCAATGCCAACTGGTACTGGGTCTAAAACATGTTAATTTGTCACCCATTTTTGTAAGGAAGATTTACAACACGTGTCTTGGAAATCCCCTACACATTTCCACAGTGATTAATCAAAGTTAGTAGAAAAGCATGAAGTAGTGTTAGAAATGACAAATAGTTAATACAGTTTGCTGAATGGTCTCTTAGAACAATTATGAGTACTGtcccataatacagtggtgcctcgcttaccaatcgctctgttgagcgacaAAACCGCATaccgacgctgtttttgcgatcacaaaagcgatcactttacgatgtttcctatggggaaaaatcgctttgcgatgatcatgcGGAAGCAATCACCGCAAAGTgcccattttaacagctgatcggcggttccaaaatggccgccgcaaaaacaaaatggccgccactgttttgccttgctctagaggcatccaaaatggctgccgctatggaggaatttcacttaagGTGAGTTTCTAAGCCCACAGGAGcatattaaacgtgttttaatactttcctataggctttttaaaatcacttagcgattaaatcgcttagcgacgtttttcctgcaatgaattaatgtcgctaagtgaggcaccactgtacagcaaacagtatgtatgtatgaaaaacCCTCTTTCCTACTTTGCCTTTGCAGTGCATAAAAACAGAGTACAGTACTGTTTGTATTTTCTACACAAGTTAATCCTTTCACCTCTATGCATACACTCCAATGCACAATTAACTTGCTTTAAGTAGACAGGAAGGTATAAAACTGACCTCCAAATACTCCCAATAACTTGATGTCCTGCACAGATTACACAGAACAGGGAAAAGAACTATCCTCTATGGGAAACTTGTGAGCTTGTAAATtgaatacaatttatttatgACTGCATACTGCTACATTTAACTTGATTAAATAAAAAACACTAGCAAAACAGATGCAGTTGTGGCAAGTGTCAACAACAAGGAAAGAGCTACAAAATTAATCTGCAAGCACAGACAAGATACAGGAATATGGGGGATCTGATATTTAACTATCAGAAATAAACACTGATGTGAACAAGCAATCCAGTATAAAGTATTTTCTGAAGTAAGAAAATGGGATCTAAGCTGAATAAAAGATAAGTGAGAACATCCAATAGGTGCAACATTTAATCTGGAAAATCAGAAATAAAGCATTAATTATGACTCTAAAGATAAGTGAGaactggaagacagaaagaaccCACAATAATGgtaatggcttttttaaaatgctggcttACTATAACTGAGCTGCTGCATACCGATCCTCCTCCTGCCAATGGGTATGGCCAAACAAACTAAAGTTCTCAATGACCATAGTTTATGCttgaatcctgggatctgtaggtAATGTCCCCATTATTGCCCAAGAGACCATATAGAAGCGCAATCAGGAACGACTGAAAACTGGAAAAAGGCACTTCCACTGATGCTTGACACATTTCCTATGCTTAGAATCCAAAAACTAAGTTTAGACTACCCcaaagtagatttttaaaaaagttacatcATCATCAGATCTCTGTGCCACATtataatctgctttttaaaactcccTCAGATTCAAAAGAGGTTTATGGGTtgagaaacagaaattaaaagccttctgtatCTGGAAAACAAGCCTCATCAAATTCAACGAGACTTAGTTCTTACATAACATTCCAATGTAAACTGCAATCAGTCATATCCTCCTATAGATTTCCAGTCAATCTCTCACTATAGCTGTATGTTTAACCCACATTTCAGAACCTTAAATGTACTGCTACCTACCTATATTTCTTTGAGATGTTTCTAGTGGAGGTGTATTTTCAACACCCTGTCAAGAATCAGATACAAAAGATGAGTAATTTTTATCAACATTAACCTGCATTTTGATTCtaaatattttatcttatttacTTACATCAGCAGCAAGAACATGCCTTAGCAAAGTCCTAAAGAAAACAATTGGAGTAGTCAGAATTATTTTAAGACAGAAAATTCTCATATAACACTTTTTAATGAGCGCATTCCAAATGAAAGCATGTTCTACAATTCCCcaaatattatttcaaaaattaaatgtgAACACCATAAACTTTATCAATATTAACCAGAAATATGCCTTTAAGATACTGGGCAGAAAACTACTGAATAATTTCATGTGCAtaaaggctgatgatatcatcagcttcAGACTTTAACCTTTAATTTAGAGTTTCCTATTCCATGTTTCTGCACTTCAGGTTCTGAAGTTCCCCAGGGATCCCTTTCAACTtgaggaagcctttgagagcctttGAAGGGGAGCCTCTGCTGTCCATAAATCCCCACCACTACACTGGGACCAGGAGCACTAATTTTGGGATACTAAATCCTTCCCCCATCCCTAGGCTCTCAAAAGCTTCCCAAGATTTAAAGTTTTTCCTGAGGAGCCTTGTAACTTGAGAAGGGGGAAGAGTAGGAAACTTTAAATTTCATCATCTGCCATTATATGCacaaagttgtgcaacaggattccagctgttaAGTATTGACTTGTTGATCTTTTTTCAACTGCAAATCAAATTAGCACTTATTTttagatgaggaaaaaaaatctagtttGCACAACAACTTGTGGTCTAAAAAAGATGCCAAATTCAAGGATATTGTCGACAACTGTAAAATGCACATGGTTCTATAGAATCACCTGGTGATTTTTCTCTATTCCCGAGAAAACACAGTTCTAATAAGATGTTGGACTAAAGAGCCTAACTCTAACTGTTCGTGCCAGCTAGAATACATCCACtataccagaggtccccaacccccggtccacagcctggtgccggtctgtgggcttcctggaactgggtcGTGGAGACAGATCTTCAGTCCCTACGCATGCatgaggggtgtgtcatgcttgtgggtgggcgtgttgcgtttgcgcacatgcacacaggggtgacacacccacccacaagcatggGGATGCCCCCGCCACTGATGGAGCCCACAGCCCCCAACCGGTCTGcgatcccaaaaaggttggggaccactgcactaaaccatCCTGTTAACTCCTATTCCAGGTATGACTGGACTGAGGCTATTGCACTGCACTGAAATCACACTTTCTGAACCACAGGAACATCTGAGTTCAAAACTGCCAAACATTTTGTTTAGCAGATTTTTCAGTTCTGTTCATGCCATTCTGATATAGAGTATATGA of Pogona vitticeps strain Pit_001003342236 chromosome 6, PviZW2.1, whole genome shotgun sequence contains these proteins:
- the SGO1 gene encoding shugoshin 1, with protein sequence MARERCLKKSFKDSLEDIKERMKEKRNKKWSKLGKANQVLTTKGKITDNSFTQLKSCQVNNRALALALEEEKRKLKEAQDIILHLKREYQHLKFQVFVLQRKLETQQGQRHDETKLVALKKIILKVFQDLRNAGNLLGLANDQSTTDLSQSPNFSHLEEYDSSRSRNQDSLTLLRHVLAADGVENTPPLETSQRNIGWPPSSQDDHLNCENRYPSLNETDRQVGSGLPKSISIRRRCLVIKGQNELSVSNNTGVIQQIKDLCVLDKTGSEKDVEERNEKYEETNICQENICDMNTDQTLEHSNMLTDSSTLAAVTKQTDFKIAGGSKTQRERGLKRKLEIKKNGNKRSRSRSKKKRSHNEHCSEEKIDTSVGCSDAYDFVREESIHITPFRQNKENENNTVDESCIQETEPGSSESFISEEDSDDSLYIPYTRKSKSKNSLTCKTDVSPKHTRRQLRRTECKQHDNSTNERNRNISQSEKHFDEETVASTCKITEHSNCENMEQSSASVGRRNSTPDVAMMVAARVRLAHTKMDKDKECNKNSENRNLKKDEPSVVLPKCRLHLGNITNLASSSSNQTRASHPPLNTEVKNTSYSRRTCTLFVSYKEPSIRRKLRRGDPFTDTGFLSSPVFKAKRSSKCTSVKKKPLSRYNEAFVGCL